Proteins from a single region of Magnetospirillum sp. 15-1:
- a CDS encoding DEAD/DEAH box helicase has protein sequence MEFFPAGHPLLRALTERDYTDPTAVQEAVLEPGAMDRDLLVSAQTGSGKTVAYGLAIANTLLGDAFMLEPAAEPLALIVAPTRELALQVHRELTWLYEHAGARVVSCVGGMDPRTEQRMLGQGAHIVVGTPGRLRDHLERGGLRINRLKAVVLDEADEMLDLGFREDLEFILEATPQERRTLLFSATLPHGIVTMAKRYQRNAWRIAVSAGQQGHADIEYRAVRVAPNEIEHAVVNLLRYFESPTAMVFCNTRDSVRHLQAILLERGFAAVALSGELGQNERNNALQALRDGRARVCVATDVAARGIDLPNLGLVIHAELPQNAQTLQHRSGRTGRAGKKGVSVLLVLLSRRRKADMLLQTAGVQAIWSGAPSVEDIRKLDQERLLTSPLLAEENTEDDLAMAKALLAERSPEDIAAALVRMYRSHLPAAEEVFDPGPGSPSREPREHREREPRPPREGKGPGLPGGSVWFRMNIGRQKNADPRWLIPMICRQGKVTKAEIGAIRIFERETRFEIDAAHADRFAIALRQIEKAEVRIERLAEHAAEPATGAGARADDRPRPPAGVKPIGPKTPWKGKKDGHRKGKPERA, from the coding sequence ATGGAATTCTTTCCCGCGGGCCATCCGCTGCTCCGAGCCCTGACCGAGCGCGACTACACCGATCCCACCGCCGTTCAGGAGGCCGTCCTCGAGCCGGGCGCCATGGATCGCGATCTGCTGGTCTCGGCGCAGACCGGTTCCGGCAAGACCGTCGCCTATGGCCTGGCCATCGCCAACACGCTCTTGGGCGACGCCTTCATGCTGGAGCCGGCGGCCGAGCCGCTGGCCCTGATCGTCGCCCCCACCCGTGAGCTGGCGCTGCAGGTCCACCGCGAGCTGACCTGGCTGTACGAGCATGCCGGCGCCCGCGTGGTGTCCTGTGTCGGCGGCATGGACCCCCGGACCGAACAGCGCATGCTGGGCCAGGGCGCCCATATCGTGGTGGGAACGCCCGGACGCCTGCGCGACCACCTCGAGCGCGGCGGCCTGCGCATCAACCGCCTCAAGGCGGTGGTGCTGGACGAGGCCGACGAGATGCTCGATCTCGGCTTCCGCGAGGACCTGGAATTCATCCTGGAGGCCACGCCCCAGGAGCGCCGCACCCTGCTGTTCTCCGCCACCCTGCCCCACGGCATCGTCACCATGGCCAAGCGCTATCAGCGCAACGCCTGGCGCATCGCCGTCTCGGCCGGGCAGCAGGGCCATGCCGACATCGAGTACCGCGCCGTGCGGGTGGCCCCCAACGAGATCGAGCACGCGGTGGTCAACCTGCTGCGCTATTTCGAATCGCCCACCGCCATGGTGTTCTGCAACACGCGCGATTCGGTGCGCCATCTCCAGGCCATCCTGCTGGAGCGCGGTTTCGCCGCCGTGGCCCTGTCGGGCGAACTGGGCCAGAACGAGCGCAACAACGCGCTGCAAGCCCTCAGGGATGGCCGCGCCCGTGTCTGCGTCGCCACCGACGTGGCGGCGCGCGGCATCGACCTGCCCAATCTCGGGCTGGTGATCCATGCCGAACTGCCCCAGAACGCCCAGACCCTGCAACACCGATCGGGCCGCACCGGCCGCGCCGGCAAGAAGGGGGTCAGCGTCCTCCTCGTCCTGCTGTCGCGGCGCCGCAAGGCGGACATGCTGCTGCAGACCGCCGGCGTCCAGGCCATCTGGAGCGGCGCCCCCTCGGTCGAGGATATCCGCAAGCTGGATCAGGAGCGCCTGCTGACCAGCCCGCTGCTGGCCGAGGAAAACACCGAGGACGATCTGGCCATGGCCAAGGCGCTGCTGGCCGAGCGCTCGCCCGAGGACATCGCCGCCGCCCTGGTGCGCATGTACCGCTCGCACCTGCCGGCCGCCGAGGAAGTGTTCGATCCCGGCCCCGGCTCGCCATCGCGCGAGCCCCGGGAGCATCGCGAACGCGAACCCCGCCCGCCGCGCGAAGGCAAGGGCCCCGGCCTGCCCGGCGGCTCCGTGTGGTTCCGCATGAATATCGGCCGGCAAAAGAATGCCGACCCGCGCTGGCTGATCCCCATGATCTGCCGCCAGGGCAAGGTCACCAAGGCCGAGATCGGCGCCATCCGCATCTTCGAGCGCGAGACCCGCTTCGAGATCGACGCCGCCCACGCCGACCGCTTCGCCATCGCGCTGCGCCAGATCGAAAAGGCCGAGGTGCGCATCGAGCGTCTGGCCGAGCATGCCGCCGAACCCGCCACCGGTGCCGGTGCCCGCGCCGACGACCGCCCCAGGCCCCCCGCCGGAGTCAAGCCGATCGGACCGAAGACGCCCTGGAAGGGCAAGAAGGACGGCCACCGCAAGGGTAAGCCCGAGCGGGCCTAA
- a CDS encoding TolC family protein, with protein MSARTGFRSAVLGVSAAALLSACSVMPEDLAEIRQDITRHAEALPQEVLKRPLTVEDAMALAVAHNLDARVKVLEEVLAAGKADLSLFAMLPELAAKGNWSKRNPKKLTTSKDIGTGTISNDYSTAEDRVSRTGDLTASWNLVDFGIAMVRADQEEDKMVLAAEKRRRAQHLLLQDVQAAYWKAVINEFANRKYASLEERLVKSVEDAEIAERTKVGDPMQMLGHQRAIVDTMRQIAELQRQTSTAKADLAGYMGVPSANSFELAELKDDSFLSVEDPEQGVEAMEATALANRPELKSEEVQFRIDRNDIRTELLKTLPGIGPFMGGHYDSNSFVKYNAWADAGTHMAWNLIDILNAPRRIGNAQTVAETTRARRLAMGMAVLTQVHVADIQYRHALKEYRLTEQMAAIDRRISGLAAKSKQAGSGSAMEAIKAEASGMLSTLRRFILYSDLQGAKARLKAAQGIDHVPPSETFTDTPPPEATADAAPPTG; from the coding sequence TTGTCCGCTCGGACGGGATTTCGAAGCGCGGTCCTGGGAGTCAGCGCGGCGGCGTTGCTGTCGGCGTGTTCGGTCATGCCCGAGGATTTGGCCGAGATCCGCCAGGATATCACCCGTCACGCCGAAGCCCTGCCGCAGGAGGTGCTGAAGCGGCCGCTGACGGTGGAGGACGCCATGGCCCTGGCCGTCGCCCACAACCTCGATGCCCGCGTCAAGGTGCTCGAAGAGGTGCTGGCCGCCGGCAAGGCCGACCTGTCGCTGTTCGCCATGCTGCCCGAACTGGCGGCCAAGGGAAACTGGTCCAAGCGCAATCCGAAGAAGCTGACCACCTCCAAGGATATCGGCACCGGCACCATCAGCAATGATTACAGCACCGCCGAGGACAGGGTCAGCCGCACCGGCGATCTTACCGCCTCGTGGAACCTGGTGGATTTCGGCATCGCCATGGTGCGCGCCGACCAGGAAGAGGACAAGATGGTCCTGGCGGCGGAAAAGCGCCGCCGTGCCCAGCACCTGCTGCTTCAGGACGTTCAGGCCGCCTATTGGAAGGCGGTGATCAACGAATTCGCCAACCGCAAATACGCCTCGTTGGAGGAACGGCTGGTCAAGTCGGTGGAGGATGCCGAGATCGCCGAGCGCACCAAGGTGGGCGATCCCATGCAGATGCTGGGGCACCAGCGCGCCATCGTCGACACCATGCGCCAGATCGCCGAATTGCAGCGCCAGACCTCGACCGCCAAGGCCGATCTGGCCGGCTATATGGGAGTGCCGTCGGCCAACTCCTTCGAACTGGCCGAGCTGAAGGACGATTCCTTCCTGTCGGTGGAGGACCCGGAACAGGGCGTCGAGGCCATGGAGGCCACCGCTCTCGCCAACCGCCCGGAGCTGAAAAGCGAGGAGGTGCAGTTTCGCATCGACCGCAACGACATCCGCACCGAACTGCTGAAGACCCTGCCGGGCATCGGCCCGTTCATGGGCGGCCATTACGATTCCAATTCCTTCGTCAAGTACAACGCCTGGGCCGACGCCGGTACCCACATGGCCTGGAACCTGATCGACATCCTGAATGCCCCCAGGCGCATCGGCAACGCCCAGACCGTCGCCGAGACGACGCGGGCCCGCCGCCTTGCCATGGGCATGGCGGTGCTGACCCAGGTGCATGTGGCCGACATCCAGTATCGTCACGCGCTCAAGGAATACCGCCTGACCGAGCAGATGGCCGCCATCGACCGGCGTATCTCCGGTCTGGCCGCCAAGTCCAAGCAGGCCGGCAGCGGCAGCGCCATGGAGGCCATCAAGGCCGAGGCCTCGGGCATGCTGTCCACGCTGCGCCGCTTCATCCTTTATTCCGATCTGCAGGGCGCCAAGGCCCGCCTCAAGGCGGCCCAGGGCATCGATCACGTGCCGCCGTCCGAGACCTTCACCGATACTCCGCCGCCGGAGGCCACGGCCGATGCTGCCCCTCCGACCGGTTGA
- a CDS encoding ATP-binding cassette domain-containing protein — MLPLRPVELEGLDDKARAVSACLRAMGHAVAATALKDSYGMATADAAEAPWITALARYGFAAHVEDSVNPAKLAADLFPCVVLGPGEPRALVMAPAEGQPSRMLFIRPRLDREASAVPTSWPALLASWKPMVVRAGLAGMLANMLALAAPIFSAQVYDRVLPHGLLDSLAVMVLMFLGASLFEQVFRRLRALFVEDALHEGNIRLAMDMHRRILETRFDGASAPSGHLMRLLQDFDAIRDGLGAAAVSLLADLPFMLLFLFGLFLCDPVIALAVLGLNLLVSLGTLLAIHRQKLLYKELSGAATHRAQAAQESFSDPETVRRVGASAYLQARFRHGTALYAATARAIRTLSAARGNISMLAQNMALLLAVGLGAWRAVEGGMSAGVILAATMLATRFTGAAMQMVSVVPQTLSAIASLEALRTVTGRPTERPAGSSLIHRPVSRGGLIIEAVTAGYPGAFNPALDGISLELEAGGRMAVIGPSGSGKTTLEKVLSGIIRPVSGRVLLDGVDIALIDPADLRRHTAVCPQTPPLYSGTLRNNLCFDGLVSDEQMVAMMNTLGAGGIMPMGMGLDFQVVEGGRNLSGGQRQIVALARTLLRNAAVTILDEPTAFLDEVSEKRAIAGIHQAVGNRSLVVISHRPAVVALASKVARLDRGKLLEVTRRAPAPAQGGA; from the coding sequence ATGCTGCCCCTCCGACCGGTTGAGCTGGAAGGGCTGGACGACAAGGCCCGGGCCGTTTCCGCCTGTCTGCGCGCCATGGGCCACGCGGTGGCGGCGACGGCGCTCAAGGATTCCTACGGCATGGCGACCGCCGACGCCGCCGAGGCGCCGTGGATCACCGCCCTGGCCCGCTACGGCTTCGCCGCCCATGTGGAGGACAGCGTCAATCCCGCCAAGCTGGCCGCCGATCTGTTTCCCTGCGTGGTTCTCGGACCGGGCGAGCCCCGCGCCCTGGTGATGGCCCCCGCCGAGGGCCAGCCGTCCCGCATGCTGTTCATCCGGCCGCGCCTGGACCGCGAGGCGTCGGCTGTGCCCACCTCGTGGCCCGCCCTGCTGGCGTCCTGGAAACCCATGGTGGTGCGGGCCGGGCTGGCCGGCATGCTGGCCAACATGCTGGCGCTGGCCGCTCCCATCTTCTCGGCCCAGGTCTACGACCGGGTGCTGCCCCACGGCCTGCTCGATTCACTGGCGGTGATGGTGCTGATGTTCCTGGGCGCCTCGCTGTTCGAGCAGGTGTTCCGGCGGTTGCGCGCCCTGTTCGTCGAGGATGCGCTGCACGAGGGCAATATCCGCCTCGCCATGGACATGCATCGCCGCATCCTGGAGACCCGCTTCGACGGGGCTTCGGCGCCCAGCGGCCATCTGATGCGGCTGCTGCAGGATTTCGACGCCATCCGCGACGGATTGGGGGCGGCGGCGGTGTCGCTGCTGGCCGATCTGCCGTTCATGCTGCTGTTCCTGTTCGGGCTGTTCCTGTGCGACCCGGTGATCGCCCTGGCCGTGCTGGGACTGAACCTGCTGGTGTCGCTGGGCACCCTGCTGGCCATCCACCGCCAGAAGCTGCTCTACAAGGAACTGTCGGGCGCCGCCACCCACCGGGCCCAGGCGGCGCAGGAATCCTTCTCGGACCCCGAGACGGTGCGGCGCGTCGGCGCCAGCGCCTATCTCCAGGCCCGTTTCCGCCACGGGACCGCCCTTTACGCCGCCACGGCGCGGGCCATCCGCACCCTGTCGGCGGCGCGCGGCAACATCTCCATGCTGGCCCAGAACATGGCGCTGCTGCTGGCCGTCGGGCTGGGAGCCTGGCGGGCCGTCGAGGGCGGCATGAGCGCCGGCGTGATCCTGGCCGCCACCATGCTCGCCACCCGCTTCACCGGTGCCGCCATGCAGATGGTGTCGGTGGTGCCCCAGACCCTGTCGGCCATCGCCTCGCTGGAGGCGCTGCGCACCGTCACCGGGCGGCCTACCGAGCGGCCGGCCGGCTCGTCGCTCATCCACCGGCCGGTGTCGCGCGGCGGCCTGATCATCGAGGCGGTCACCGCCGGCTATCCCGGCGCCTTCAATCCGGCGCTGGACGGCATCTCGCTGGAATTGGAGGCCGGTGGCCGGATGGCGGTGATCGGGCCGTCGGGCTCGGGCAAGACCACCTTGGAAAAGGTGCTGTCGGGCATCATCCGTCCCGTCTCGGGCCGCGTGCTGCTGGACGGTGTCGACATCGCCCTGATCGACCCCGCCGACCTGCGCCGTCACACGGCGGTGTGTCCGCAGACGCCGCCGCTCTATTCCGGCACGCTGCGCAACAACCTGTGCTTCGACGGTCTGGTCTCGGACGAGCAGATGGTCGCCATGATGAACACCCTGGGGGCGGGCGGCATCATGCCCATGGGCATGGGGCTGGACTTCCAGGTGGTGGAGGGCGGCCGCAACCTGTCGGGCGGCCAGCGCCAGATCGTCGCCCTGGCCCGTACCCTGCTGCGCAACGCTGCGGTGACCATCCTGGACGAGCCCACCGCCTTCCTGGACGAGGTGTCCGAGAAGCGGGCCATCGCCGGCATCCATCAGGCGGTGGGCAACCGCTCCCTGGTGGTCATCTCCCATCGCCCGGCGGTGGTGGCCCTGGCCTCCAAGGTGGCGAGGCTGGACCGCGGGAAGCTGCTGGAGGTGACGCGCCGCGCCCCCGCTCCGGCCCAGGGAGGAGCCTGA